ATTTCCGGTTTAAAACTCTCTTTTGGTTATGCTTTCAATTACATGGACTCAAAAGAAGACCGTTTCGTACCGAAAACGACCATGAATGCAAACATCGACACAACCCAGACCATTCAGGTTGAAGGAATTTATGTTCCTTATTACACACCACATAATCAATATGCAAATTCGGTATTGGTGAATTTTAATTATCATTTCTCACCTTATGCAGCCATTTACGGACACGCATCAATAGGTGTATATTCACAAACCAAAGCCCCGGGATATGTACTCTATGACTTTCAATACATTAAGTCTTTTTCTTACCAAAGTTATACTCCACTGGATCTCGGGTTAAGTTTTCATACAGACATTTCACGAAAAGTTTCTCTTAGTTTAAGCTATAATTATCTACAAACCTATTACTACAGTAGTCACAATGTCCATTTTGTTTTTAAATACTATTTTTAAGCCATGCAGGTAAAAAAAAGAACAAAAAACAAAAAAGATTACTGGCAATTTTGGGAAGCGCATGATGTAACATCAATTCGGCGTTTTTTCTTTTTAATCTTGATGATTGCGGGTATAATCAGTGTAGCCATCTTTTTTGACTGGTGGTTTCGGCGTGGCCATGTGGCTTCTGTCCCGCTTTTTGTTTTACTGTCGCTGATTATTTGGTATGGCATTTTGCGCATGATTTTAATTTGGGTCAATTATTTTGCCATCAAAAAACCCAAACGGATTGAGCCGGAAAAAGGATTGAAGGTGGCTATTTTCACCACCAGTTCTCCGGGCGAACCATTAAGCATGTTCGACAAAACACTGGAAGCCTGTGCAAACATTACTTATCCGCATACCACATATCTGTTGGACGACACCCAGGATCCGCGATACCGGGAAATTGCCGAAAAACACGGCGCCGTTTGGCTCGAATTGGTAGGATTACCCGGAGCCAAAGCCGGAAAAGTGAACAAAGCACTGCAAATGATTGACGAAGACTTTGTTTTAATTCTCGATCCGGACCATATTCCGTTTCCTAATTTTTTGGATGAAGTTCTCGGATATTTTAAAGACGAAAAAGTAGGTTTTGTACAGGTATCTCAGGCCTACTATAACCAATACCGGTCATTTACCGCCAAAGGAGCTGCAGAACAAACGTATACTTTTTATGGCCCGACCATGATGGGCATGTACGGCCACGGCACAAGTGTAGCCATTGGCGCCAATTGTACTTTCCGGAAAAAAGCGCTGGAATCCATTGGAGGACACGGTATTGGATTAGCCGAAGACTTAATTACATCCATCCGGTTACATGCAGCCGGATGGAAATCAGTGTTTCGCCCTATTGTAGTAAGCCGCGGATTGGTTCCGGAAGATTTTGGATCATTTTGCAAACAACAACTAAAATGGTCGCGGGGCGTTTTTGAAGTTTTGTTCACCGAATGGCCCCGACTGTATAAAAAACTCACCGGATGGCAAAAAATATCTTACCTTGCCATCTCCACCTATTACATGGTAGGAATCACCACTTTTTTATACGTGGCCATACCATTCCTTTACTTTTGGGCAGGATGGTTGCCGGCAAACATGGAGTTTAGCGAATTCCTGTTAAAAGGCACTCCTTTAGTCGTTATCGCCATTCTGATTTATTTGTACGTTCAGCACTGGCTTAGCCATCCGCCTACCGAAAGAGGCCTTCACTGGCGCGGAATGATCTTGAAATTTGCCATGTGGCCGGTCTTTTTTCTCGGTGCGATGCTGGCTGTTGTCAATGCCGATATTCCCTATATCCCCACCGCTAAAAAAGCAGTAAAAGGATTAAGTCCTTACACCCGGCCATTAATCTTTCAGGTTATTCTTTTTATATTTACTTTGGCTTACGTTATTTACGACCGGCTATACGTAGTATCAGAAGGTGTTTTGGTCCTGACCAGCCAAAAAGTATGGGGAATGTTTGCATTTGCATTTGTATCCATCATTATGGTTATCGGCGGAATTTATGCCGCTTACGAATCCCGGGATCTGGACCCTGAAGAGCCTTGGACTAAAGTGGACTTAAAGAAAATCAAAACAGAAAAAAACATAAAAACATATGAAAAATAAAATAAAACGACTGGCATTTATTGGAGGAGCTACTTTGCTTGGTATTGCACTGGTACTCTTTTTTGTCTTTCTCGGAAACCGTTCCAATGGGCCTATTTCTGAAATGTTATCCACTTTGGGTAATAAAGTAACAGATGTGGAACATAACTTAATCTTAAAAGAACGCATTCCTATCAGAGTAAAAAAACTAAAATGGTTTGAAAACAAAAGAAACGATCCTTCCTTTCTTCGTTATCCTGACACCGTTATTCTTGGCGTGTACGATAACAACTACATGAAAAGCTTTGACAATATTCTTCGTTTTGATAAAATGCTGAAAGCGCCTTTGGCGCTCATCCAGATTTATGTAGCCTGGGGAGATAAACCCAAAGAAGAGTTTCCCATGCTTTACGCCAAAGCAATTTACGATTTGGGATCTCTCCCGCTGATTACCTGGGAACCCTGGCTCAACGACTTTGACAGAGAAAAACACCATTTGCCCAAAGTAGTAGATCCAAACAAAAAAGGAATGCAGGCTGTAGCCCAAGGGGAATACGACTTTTATATTAAAAAATGGGCACAAAGCGTGAAAGAATTTGGGCACATGGTTTTTATCCGCTTCGGCCACGAGATGAATGACCCTTACCGCTATCCCTGGGGACCACAAAATAACAAACCAAAAGATTTTATTGCTGCCTGGCGGCATGTTGTACGGGTTTTTAAAAACATGAATGTGTATAACGTCATGTGGATCTGGGCACCCCAGCCGGCTTATTTGCACTACAAAGAATATTATCCGGGTAATAATTACGTAGACTGGGTAGGAGTAGCGGCATTGAATTACGGAACCGTAGCTCCCTGGTCGAAATGGTGGAGTTTCAAACAAATTTTCGGAAACTATTACGACCGGCTGGCTGTATTTGGAAAACCGTTGATGATTACAGAAATGGGAAGCTTAACCGTGGGGGGTAATCGTACCCAATGGTTCAAACAGGCCTTTGACAGCCTGCCCGAAAAATACCCGCAATTGCGATCTGTTTTGTTTTTCAATGATAACAAAGACAATACAACGCTAAACAAATCGCTTGACTGGAGTATTTTGTATGATACCGCCACTTGTGAAGCCATTCGTACTTCCATCCGGACAACCTGGAAATTTTCTCACGAAGAGTACGAAACGGACACAACCCGGTAAACCTTACTTCTGCGGGCTGTTATTCAAAAGGACAAAATTCTTACGGCAAAGAACAATTCTTTTTGCCTGTAAATTTTCCGTAATTTTGTGCAAACAATAACAGCTTAAACAAATTATCATGTACGGTAAATTTAAAGAACATTTGACCCGCGAACTGGAAAACATTCGCAAAGAGGGGTTGTATAAAGACGAACGCATCATTGTGAGCCCACAAGGTGCTGAAATTGAACTCGACAACGGGGATAAGGTACTGAATTTCTGTGCCAACAACTATCTTGGCCTTTCTAATCACCCGGAGTTGATCAAAGCGGCCAAAGAGGGACTGGATACTCACGGTTACGGGATGTCATCGGTACGTTTCATCTGTGGCACCACTGATTTACACAAAACGCTCGAACGCAAGATCGCCGAATTTTTTGGCACTGAAGACACCATTTTATATGCTGCGGCATTTGATGCTAACGGCGGTGTTTTTGAGCCACTGCTTACCGAAGAAGATGCCATCATTTCGGACAGTCTGAACCATGCTTCCATTATTGACGGGGTACGGCTTTGTAAAGCACAGCGCTACCGTTATCCCAATGCCGATATGGAGGCCCTGGAAGAAGAGTTGAAAAAAGCACAAAAAAACCGTTTCCGGGTTATTGTAACCGACGGTGTTTTTAGCATGGACGGAAATGTGGCACCCGTAGATAAAATGGTTGAACTGGCTGAAAAATATGACGCCCTGGTCATGGTAGACGAAAGTCATTCTGCCGGCGTAGTCGGGGAAACCGGACGGGGTGTAAGCGAACATTTTAACATCACCGGCCGCATTGACATGATTACCGGAACACTGGGAAAATCTTTCGGCGGAGCCATCGGCGGTTTTACTACCGGACGAAAAGAAATTATTGAGATGTTACGCCAACGCTCGCGTCCGTATCTTTTTTCCAATTCCCTTCCTCCTATGGTAGTCAATGCCGGGATTCGTATGTTTGACATGATGTCCGAAACCAACGCACTACAGGATAAATTACATCAAAATACGGCTTATTTCATGGATAAAATGAAAGCAGCTGGTTTTGACATTAAGCCTACCCAGTCGGCCATTTGTGCTGTGATGCTTTACGATGCCAAACTTTCGCAGGATATGGCAGCTAAACTGCTGGACGAAGGCATTTATGTTATCGGATTTTATTATCCCGTTGTTCCTAAAGGTCAGGCTCGTATTCGTGTTCAGTTGTCGGCTGCACACGAACAACACCATCTGGATAAAGCCATCGCGGCTTTTACCAAAGTAGGAAAAGAAATGGGCGTTATTTCATAAACACAACAAAGGAACATTACTCAGGCCGCAATAAAAATCGGCCTGAGTAATTTATTTATCTCAACAAAAGAATCTTATGATTTTCGGCACCGGAACCGACATCATTGAAACCGACCGCATCCAAAAAGCCATTGAAAAAACCCCCGGTTTTGCCGGTAAAATTTTTACAGAGGCCGAACAGAAATATTGCGAAGCACGAAAAGCCGGGAAATACCAAAGTTATGCCGCCCGCTATGCTGCAAAGGAGGCCTTTTTTAAAGCACTGGGCACAGGATATCGTGATGGGATGCGTTTCCGGGAGATTGAGATTATCAACGATCCGTTAGGGAAACCTGAAATCAGGGTTCACGGAAAAGTAAAGACTTTTGTATCCGAACAGAAAATCATCCGGACACATCTTTCCCTTTCGCACCTTCGCGAAATGGCTGTCGCGTTTGTCATTCTTGAAAAAAAATAAATCTGTATTTTCGAAAAAAGGACACACAAAAAGACTTTTTCCCATTCCGGGGAATAACAAATCATGCTTGTCCTGTAACAAAAAGGGTCACATATTTTCTACCCATTCCCTAATTTCTTCCAGCTCGGCATCCAGGCTTTTGGTAGGGAAGGCTCGACCGGCTTTTTCATACCAATAATGGGCATTCCACGTATCCCCTTCTTTCCGGTGTAAAAAAGCATGAAACCAACAGGATACAGGACAATCGTAATGTTGTACAATACGATGCGCATCTTCCAGATTATCATCCAACACCATTTCAATGGCTTCTAACAGTTCTTCCTTGCTGATCATCGCTGTTGTTTTTGTGGCCCTCAAGTTACAAAAAATTCATAAAACCAAATCTTTAAACCCGTTTTTATTTCCAGCAAAACGCCTGGTGATTTTTGAATTTGGTGCTTGCAGGGTTACCCACCCGCTCATTTATCCTGTAATCTTTGCGGCAGGCTCCGAAGGAGTTCCTTTGGAAGGGCGAAGCAGCAGCCTTACGCAGGCAAAACCGATATGGAGCCGCCTGGCTGACAGCGACCAACGGAAGCTCGTGAGCCGGCGTAGCGCAAAACGGTTTTTGCCAAGTAAGCTATCGCGTAGCACCCGGCTGCCGCCCAAATCATAATAACCATTCCGCTCACCACAGGAATAGAGAAAAAATCCAAGGCAAACTTTACTACTTTTGTAAAATCATGCCTTCGGTTTTCGATACAAATATTACCTATCTGAAAGGAGTTGGTCCGCGTAAAGCAGAATTGCTGGCCAAAGAATTTAACATCCGTACGTATGGTGATTTACTTTACCATTTCCCTTTCCGGTATATCGACAAAAGCCGCATTTACAAAATCAGCGAGGTCAATTCTGACAAAACCTATTTTTTGCTGAAAGGGAAAGTCTCAAACATGAAAGCCGTAGGAGACAAACGCACCAGATATGTGTCGTTTTTGCTTACTGACGACACCGGCAGTATGGAACTGTTATGGTTTAGAGGACTGCAATGGATCAAAAAACGGTTTGATCCCCAAAAAGAATATCTCATTTTTGGCAAACCATCGGTTTTTAAAAACCGGTTCAACATGGTTCACCCGGAAGTGGAAGAGGCAACACCCGAAAACACCATGGTAACCGGAAACCGGCTCGAAGGCGTTTATCATACCACCGAAAAGCTGAAAACAGCCGGACTGGGCAGCCGCGGTTTCAGCCGGATTATCCAAACCCTGCTGAAAGAAACGGTTTCGTCAATACAGGAAAACCTCCCGCCTTATCTTCAGGAAAAATACCAAATGATCGGCCATGCCGAAGCATTGGTTAACATCCATTTTCCTAAAAACACCACCTTACTGGAAAAAGCCGTTCAGCGGTTAAAGTTTGAAGAGTTGTTCTTTTTACAAATGGAACTGCTGCTTCAGAAAAAAATACAGAAAGAAAAAACGGCGGGTCATGTTTTTAAAAATGTAGGAGAAATCTTTAACACATTTTACCATCAGCATCTTCCTTTTACTTTAACCGGAGCCCAAAAAAGAGTAATCCGCGAAATCCGGAATGACATGAAAAGCGGGAAACAAATGAACCGGCTTTTGCAAGGCGATGTGGGCAGCGGAAAAACGCTGGTTGCTCTCATGAGCATGCTCATTGCCATTGATAACGGCTACCAGACAGCTTTTATGGCTCCTACTGAAATTTTGGCCACCCAGCATTACAACACCTTAAAAAAGTTGCTTGGTAAAATGAATATTCCTGTAGGATTACTTACCGGATCCACCAAAGCCAAACAACGAAAAGAAATTCACCAGGCCCTGCAAAACCACGAGCTTCCCATTTTGGTAGGAACTCATGCCCTGATTGAAGACACCGTAAAATTTAGCAATCTGGGATTTGTGGTTATTGACGAACAACACCGTTTTGGGGTAGCCCAACGGGCAAAGTTGTGGAAAAAAAACACCATTCCGCCCCATGTGTTGGTAATGACAGCCACCCCTATTCCGCGTACGCTGGCCATGACCCTTTACGGAAACCTGGATGTCTCCATCATCGACGAAATGCCACCGGGACGCAAGCCGGTAAAAACCCTTCATTTTTTTGAATCAAAACGGCTCCGGGTTATAGGATTTATGCGCGAACAAATCAAAAAAGGACGGCAGATTTATGTGGTTTATCCGCTTATTAAAGAGTCTGAAAATCTTGATTTAAAAAATTTAATTGACGGCTATGAAAATATCGTACGCGAATTTCCGGAACCCGAATACCACGTAAGCGTAGTACACGGAAAAATGAAGGCCGAGGATAAAGAATTTGAGATGCAGCGCTTCAAAAAAGGAGAAACCCACATTATGGTTTCCACAACCGTTATTGAAGTTGGCGTGGATGTTCCCAATGCTTCCGTAATGGTTATTGAAAATGCCGAACGTTTTGGCCTTTCACAGCTTCATCAACTTCGTGGAAGAGTAGGACGCGGAGCTGATCAGTCGTGGTGTATCCTGATGTCGGGCAACAAGCTCTCCAATGAAGGACGAAAACGACTGGAAACCATGGTCAGAACCAACGATGGTTTTGAAATTGCCGAAGCCGACCTGAAACTACGCGGCCCGGGCGACATCCAGGGAACCCGGCAATCCGGCATGCTTGATTTTCATATTGCCAACCTGGCCAAAGACGGCGTACTCATTGCCCGTACCCGGAAGATCGCTGCGGCCATCCTCACCGAAGATCCCCAGCTGCAAAAACCGGAAAACTTTTTATTAAACCGCGAAATGAAAAAACGATTCAAAGGAAAAACGATTTGGGCAAGGATTTCCTGATTTTCTACAACAAACCGTTTCTTTTTCCCCTATTTTTGCAACATGATTTTAACCGATACCCATACCCATCT
The sequence above is drawn from the Candidatus Sulfidibacterium hydrothermale genome and encodes:
- a CDS encoding holo-ACP synthase translates to MIFGTGTDIIETDRIQKAIEKTPGFAGKIFTEAEQKYCEARKAGKYQSYAARYAAKEAFFKALGTGYRDGMRFREIEIINDPLGKPEIRVHGKVKTFVSEQKIIRTHLSLSHLREMAVAFVILEKK
- the recG gene encoding ATP-dependent DNA helicase RecG; the encoded protein is MPSVFDTNITYLKGVGPRKAELLAKEFNIRTYGDLLYHFPFRYIDKSRIYKISEVNSDKTYFLLKGKVSNMKAVGDKRTRYVSFLLTDDTGSMELLWFRGLQWIKKRFDPQKEYLIFGKPSVFKNRFNMVHPEVEEATPENTMVTGNRLEGVYHTTEKLKTAGLGSRGFSRIIQTLLKETVSSIQENLPPYLQEKYQMIGHAEALVNIHFPKNTTLLEKAVQRLKFEELFFLQMELLLQKKIQKEKTAGHVFKNVGEIFNTFYHQHLPFTLTGAQKRVIREIRNDMKSGKQMNRLLQGDVGSGKTLVALMSMLIAIDNGYQTAFMAPTEILATQHYNTLKKLLGKMNIPVGLLTGSTKAKQRKEIHQALQNHELPILVGTHALIEDTVKFSNLGFVVIDEQHRFGVAQRAKLWKKNTIPPHVLVMTATPIPRTLAMTLYGNLDVSIIDEMPPGRKPVKTLHFFESKRLRVIGFMREQIKKGRQIYVVYPLIKESENLDLKNLIDGYENIVREFPEPEYHVSVVHGKMKAEDKEFEMQRFKKGETHIMVSTTVIEVGVDVPNASVMVIENAERFGLSQLHQLRGRVGRGADQSWCILMSGNKLSNEGRKRLETMVRTNDGFEIAEADLKLRGPGDIQGTRQSGMLDFHIANLAKDGVLIARTRKIAAAILTEDPQLQKPENFLLNREMKKRFKGKTIWARIS
- a CDS encoding glycoside hydrolase family 26 protein, translated to MKNKIKRLAFIGGATLLGIALVLFFVFLGNRSNGPISEMLSTLGNKVTDVEHNLILKERIPIRVKKLKWFENKRNDPSFLRYPDTVILGVYDNNYMKSFDNILRFDKMLKAPLALIQIYVAWGDKPKEEFPMLYAKAIYDLGSLPLITWEPWLNDFDREKHHLPKVVDPNKKGMQAVAQGEYDFYIKKWAQSVKEFGHMVFIRFGHEMNDPYRYPWGPQNNKPKDFIAAWRHVVRVFKNMNVYNVMWIWAPQPAYLHYKEYYPGNNYVDWVGVAALNYGTVAPWSKWWSFKQIFGNYYDRLAVFGKPLMITEMGSLTVGGNRTQWFKQAFDSLPEKYPQLRSVLFFNDNKDNTTLNKSLDWSILYDTATCEAIRTSIRTTWKFSHEEYETDTTR
- the kbl gene encoding glycine C-acetyltransferase; protein product: MYGKFKEHLTRELENIRKEGLYKDERIIVSPQGAEIELDNGDKVLNFCANNYLGLSNHPELIKAAKEGLDTHGYGMSSVRFICGTTDLHKTLERKIAEFFGTEDTILYAAAFDANGGVFEPLLTEEDAIISDSLNHASIIDGVRLCKAQRYRYPNADMEALEEELKKAQKNRFRVIVTDGVFSMDGNVAPVDKMVELAEKYDALVMVDESHSAGVVGETGRGVSEHFNITGRIDMITGTLGKSFGGAIGGFTTGRKEIIEMLRQRSRPYLFSNSLPPMVVNAGIRMFDMMSETNALQDKLHQNTAYFMDKMKAAGFDIKPTQSAICAVMLYDAKLSQDMAAKLLDEGIYVIGFYYPVVPKGQARIRVQLSAAHEQHHLDKAIAAFTKVGKEMGVIS
- a CDS encoding glycosyltransferase family 2 protein produces the protein MIAGIISVAIFFDWWFRRGHVASVPLFVLLSLIIWYGILRMILIWVNYFAIKKPKRIEPEKGLKVAIFTTSSPGEPLSMFDKTLEACANITYPHTTYLLDDTQDPRYREIAEKHGAVWLELVGLPGAKAGKVNKALQMIDEDFVLILDPDHIPFPNFLDEVLGYFKDEKVGFVQVSQAYYNQYRSFTAKGAAEQTYTFYGPTMMGMYGHGTSVAIGANCTFRKKALESIGGHGIGLAEDLITSIRLHAAGWKSVFRPIVVSRGLVPEDFGSFCKQQLKWSRGVFEVLFTEWPRLYKKLTGWQKISYLAISTYYMVGITTFLYVAIPFLYFWAGWLPANMEFSEFLLKGTPLVVIAILIYLYVQHWLSHPPTERGLHWRGMILKFAMWPVFFLGAMLAVVNADIPYIPTAKKAVKGLSPYTRPLIFQVILFIFTLAYVIYDRLYVVSEGVLVLTSQKVWGMFAFAFVSIIMVIGGIYAAYESRDLDPEEPWTKVDLKKIKTEKNIKTYEK